One Mycolicibacterium fortuitum subsp. fortuitum genomic window carries:
- a CDS encoding glycoside hydrolase family 3 N-terminal domain-containing protein, protein MASPRLVATFAALSGLLLACSPSTPAPESQTSDTKPLSTHAPMPAAPVCDVNTLSPRDKLAQLLTVGVKDADDARSVVSSQHVGGIMIGSWTDLSMVNEASLRDISAAGPLPLAVTVDEEGGRVSRLSSLIGEQPSARVLAQTKSVDEVYGIALDRGKKMRALGITVDFAPVVDVTSDPDDTVIGDRSFGDDPAKVTEYAGAYARGLREAGVLPVLKHFPGHGHGSGDSHTGSVTTPPLEELKANDLVPYATLTAQAPVAVMLGHLEVPGLTGTDPASLSPAAYELLRSGGYGGPGFNGLVYTDDLSSMAAINQRYGVAAAVLKAFQAGADNALWITTDEVPAVLDGLEKALADGQLNQAAVDAAVQRNVDAKGGVHC, encoded by the coding sequence ATGGCTTCACCGCGCCTTGTCGCAACCTTCGCAGCGTTGTCCGGGCTGTTGCTGGCCTGCTCCCCGAGCACCCCGGCGCCAGAGTCTCAAACTTCGGACACGAAGCCGCTGTCCACGCACGCACCGATGCCGGCGGCTCCGGTCTGTGATGTGAACACTCTGTCGCCCCGGGACAAGCTGGCCCAGCTGCTGACCGTCGGGGTCAAGGATGCGGACGATGCGCGTTCGGTGGTGAGCAGCCAGCACGTCGGCGGCATCATGATCGGCAGCTGGACCGACCTGTCGATGGTCAACGAAGCATCCCTGCGCGATATCTCGGCCGCCGGCCCGCTGCCGTTGGCAGTCACCGTGGACGAGGAAGGCGGTCGGGTCTCGCGGTTGTCGTCGCTCATTGGCGAGCAGCCCTCGGCGCGGGTGCTGGCGCAGACCAAATCTGTCGACGAGGTCTACGGCATCGCCTTGGACCGGGGCAAGAAGATGCGTGCTCTCGGCATCACCGTCGACTTCGCGCCCGTCGTCGATGTCACCTCAGACCCCGACGACACGGTGATCGGTGACCGGTCCTTCGGCGACGACCCGGCCAAGGTCACCGAGTACGCCGGCGCCTATGCCCGCGGACTGCGGGAGGCCGGAGTGCTGCCGGTGCTCAAGCACTTCCCCGGCCACGGTCACGGCTCGGGTGACTCACACACCGGCTCGGTGACCACCCCGCCGCTGGAGGAGCTGAAGGCCAACGATCTGGTGCCTTACGCCACGTTGACCGCCCAGGCTCCGGTTGCGGTGATGCTCGGACACCTCGAAGTGCCCGGCCTGACCGGTACCGATCCCGCCAGCCTCAGCCCGGCCGCCTATGAGCTGTTGCGTTCCGGCGGGTACGGCGGCCCGGGCTTCAACGGTCTGGTCTACACCGACGATCTGTCCAGCATGGCGGCGATCAACCAGCGCTACGGAGTGGCGGCCGCGGTGCTCAAGGCGTTCCAGGCCGGGGCGGACAACGCGTTGTGGATCACCACCGACGAGGTGCCCGCGGTACTGGACGGCCTGGAGAAGGCACTGGCCGACGGCCAGCTGAACCAGGCGGCCGTGGATGCGGCGGTACAGCGCAATGTCGACGCCAAGGGCGGGGTGCACTGCTAG
- a CDS encoding TetR/AcrR family transcriptional regulator yields the protein MAGGTKRLPRAVREQQMLDAAVQIFSVNGYHETSMDAIAAEAEISKPMLYLYYGSKEELFGACLDRELTRFVDVVRGEIDFTQSPKDLLRSAVLAFLTYIDANRASWMVLYTQATSSQAFAHTVREGRDRIIDLVARLLSTGTRNPQPDSDFEMMAVALVGAGEAIASRVSTGDADVNDAAELMINLFWRGLKGTPSDGAPHSDHGSAQIGDLDAESAL from the coding sequence ATGGCAGGTGGAACGAAGAGGCTGCCGCGGGCCGTACGCGAACAGCAGATGCTCGACGCGGCGGTGCAGATTTTCTCGGTGAACGGCTATCACGAGACGTCGATGGACGCGATCGCCGCGGAGGCCGAGATCTCCAAGCCGATGCTGTACCTCTACTACGGCTCCAAAGAAGAGCTGTTCGGCGCCTGCCTGGACCGCGAGCTGACCCGTTTCGTGGACGTGGTGCGCGGGGAGATCGACTTCACCCAGAGCCCCAAGGACCTGCTGCGCAGCGCGGTGCTGGCCTTCCTGACCTACATCGATGCCAACCGCGCCTCATGGATGGTGCTCTACACCCAGGCCACCAGCTCGCAGGCATTCGCGCACACCGTCCGGGAGGGCCGCGATCGGATCATCGATCTGGTGGCCCGGCTGCTCAGTACCGGGACGCGTAATCCTCAGCCCGACAGCGACTTCGAGATGATGGCGGTGGCGCTGGTGGGTGCCGGTGAGGCGATCGCCAGCCGGGTCAGCACCGGGGACGCCGATGTAAACGACGCCGCCGAGCTGATGATCAATCTGTTCTGGCGCGGCCTGAAGGGGACCCCGTCCGACGGTGCGCCGCACTCAGATCACGGGTCGGCCCAAATCGGTGATCTGGACGCCGAATCGGCGCTCTAG
- a CDS encoding DUF2625 family protein translates to MSYQRRGLDGLDLAESTVWARIEDWAQQGSNRILPIAASDGQEQLLRLQMTTLSTPGAVTLNCGGILADHGWLKLFGGGTADMPALVDFISGVEVGRGAALCGVDVLGGVFAINWGAFPGEHHILWYWAPDTLDWEVCGEWKHIDLLWAALTGQMDEFYADLRWPGWQDDVAALAADEGYTLTPDPYTVEGQDKSQVHKGVVPMAEICRVMQMLTRPGGLFAKTSPRYPMYWTRGRHYRPDIDRFVTLDSLLDVDNPLWPQLQPLIEAGPHQVVPPDPEVAKRRLEYLESGVDTGIGAMVYHCATLLVDHGWLRLYGCGTADRSESRDLIGGLARGFMWLVGEDVLGGLYAINLGHFTDVDSGMMLHWSPTTRQWHPLGLTYEQFLTWALSGGLDTYHRESRWPGWETIVETLPLDQGLIDRHPAPMSTVVRRCAAVSSPDHPYPMTWSSN, encoded by the coding sequence GTGAGCTATCAGCGCCGTGGGCTCGACGGGTTGGACCTTGCCGAATCCACGGTGTGGGCCCGGATTGAGGACTGGGCACAGCAGGGCTCCAACCGAATCTTGCCGATCGCGGCCAGCGACGGGCAAGAACAGCTGCTCAGGTTGCAGATGACCACATTGTCCACGCCGGGTGCTGTCACATTGAATTGCGGCGGGATTCTCGCCGATCACGGTTGGTTGAAGCTCTTCGGCGGCGGCACCGCCGATATGCCGGCCTTGGTCGACTTCATCAGCGGCGTCGAAGTTGGCCGCGGTGCCGCCCTTTGCGGCGTCGACGTCCTGGGCGGAGTGTTCGCGATCAATTGGGGGGCCTTTCCGGGTGAGCACCACATTCTTTGGTACTGGGCTCCGGATACCCTCGACTGGGAGGTGTGCGGCGAGTGGAAACACATCGACCTGTTGTGGGCCGCGTTGACGGGGCAGATGGACGAGTTCTACGCCGATCTGCGCTGGCCCGGCTGGCAGGACGACGTCGCCGCCCTGGCCGCTGACGAGGGCTACACCCTCACACCAGACCCTTATACCGTTGAGGGGCAAGACAAGTCACAGGTGCACAAAGGTGTAGTGCCGATGGCTGAGATCTGTCGCGTCATGCAGATGTTGACACGGCCCGGAGGACTGTTCGCCAAAACCTCACCGCGTTATCCCATGTACTGGACCAGGGGTCGCCACTATCGTCCCGACATCGACCGATTCGTCACCCTCGACAGTCTCCTCGATGTCGACAATCCCTTGTGGCCGCAGCTGCAACCGTTGATCGAAGCGGGCCCGCATCAGGTCGTTCCTCCCGATCCGGAGGTAGCGAAACGGCGCCTGGAGTACCTCGAAAGCGGCGTCGACACCGGCATCGGAGCCATGGTGTATCACTGCGCCACGCTGCTCGTCGACCACGGCTGGCTGCGCTTGTACGGCTGCGGCACCGCCGACCGTAGCGAGTCCCGCGATCTGATCGGCGGACTGGCCCGCGGTTTCATGTGGCTGGTCGGAGAAGACGTACTCGGCGGCCTCTACGCGATCAACCTCGGCCACTTCACCGATGTTGACTCCGGGATGATGCTGCACTGGAGCCCGACAACCCGCCAGTGGCACCCGCTGGGGTTGACCTACGAACAGTTCCTCACCTGGGCGCTGTCGGGAGGCCTCGACACCTATCATCGCGAATCACGTTGGCCTGGTTGGGAAACCATCGTTGAGACGCTGCCACTCGATCAGGGCCTCATCGACCGTCACCCCGCGCCCATGAGTACCGTCGTCCGCCGATGCGCCGCCGTGTCCAGTCCGGACCATCCTTACCCGATGACCTGGTCAAGCAATTGA
- a CDS encoding methyltransferase, whose protein sequence is MTPAKVPPAGLVRAIERVRHHLRRLHQRAVPAPAAMLEMILGAWVAQGITVAAQLGVADALVAGPLHPEELARRVEADPDALDRLMRALVSEGIFRRTRDGRYALNALGDTLRKDAPVSIAGMAKFVGSPQHREHWSHLADAVRTGEAVIPKLRGKGAFDYMGSEPELGAIFNDAMTSVSELAIAPVVAAYDFSRFGTIADVGGGHGRLLAAVLTAAPTARGLLYDLPQVVEGAPAILDKYDVAERVQVVSGSFFDSVPAGADAYLLKNIIHDWPDEEALVILRNIRAAAVPGNTLLLVEGVIPDHDREFLGKWTDMEMLIGIAARERNEEQYRKLYQQAGFRLTRVVETASPFSVVEGVAV, encoded by the coding sequence GTGACTCCCGCCAAAGTGCCACCCGCCGGATTGGTTCGCGCGATCGAACGCGTCCGCCATCACCTGCGTCGCCTTCATCAACGCGCAGTACCGGCTCCCGCGGCGATGCTGGAGATGATTCTCGGTGCCTGGGTGGCCCAGGGCATCACCGTCGCCGCGCAGCTCGGCGTGGCCGACGCGCTGGTCGCCGGCCCACTGCATCCCGAGGAGCTGGCCAGACGGGTCGAGGCCGACCCCGACGCCCTGGACCGGCTGATGCGCGCCCTGGTCAGCGAGGGGATCTTCCGCCGCACCCGTGACGGGCGCTACGCGCTCAACGCGCTGGGTGACACGCTGCGCAAAGACGCGCCCGTCTCGATCGCGGGGATGGCGAAGTTCGTAGGCTCGCCACAGCATCGTGAGCATTGGAGCCATCTCGCCGACGCGGTCCGCACCGGTGAGGCGGTCATCCCGAAGCTCCGCGGCAAAGGCGCGTTCGACTACATGGGCTCCGAGCCTGAACTGGGCGCGATCTTCAACGACGCCATGACCAGCGTCTCCGAGCTGGCCATCGCACCGGTGGTGGCCGCCTATGACTTCTCCCGATTCGGAACCATCGCCGATGTCGGCGGCGGGCACGGCCGACTGCTGGCCGCCGTCCTGACCGCCGCCCCGACGGCCCGCGGGCTGCTCTACGACCTGCCTCAGGTGGTCGAGGGAGCACCCGCGATATTGGACAAATACGATGTGGCAGAGCGTGTTCAGGTGGTTTCAGGGTCCTTCTTCGACAGTGTCCCCGCAGGCGCCGACGCGTACCTGCTGAAGAACATCATTCACGACTGGCCCGACGAAGAGGCGCTGGTGATCCTGCGCAACATCCGGGCGGCGGCCGTGCCGGGCAACACCTTGCTGCTGGTCGAAGGGGTCATCCCCGACCACGACCGGGAGTTCCTCGGCAAGTGGACCGACATGGAGATGCTAATCGGGATCGCCGCCCGCGAGCGCAACGAGGAACAGTATCGAAAGCTCTACCAGCAGGCCGGTTTCCGGCTCACCCGTGTGGTCGAGACGGCGTCACCGTTCAGTGTGGTGGAGGGCGTGGCCGTCTAG
- a CDS encoding CoA transferase — protein sequence MQITQTGTADIPELYRWLAPVTGPIDDTAVARVTGPRSWWGGPLDVEGLALGSVQAALTAARLACGPQEQFHSESSSVAAAFASLDHLRIDGRKPEGFAPLSGYFPARDGWVRLHANYPHHARALSGALGCDSKEELIGAIASSSAADVAQRVTDAGGLAVTVRSPQDWRQSPEGRFVDSQPWIRFDLVDAVGPALEAGRRLTGVRILDLTRVIAGPVATRFLALFGADVLRIDPPAMPELIDQYIDTGFGKRSATADFADPAQREKLAALLEHADVLVMGYRPGALEKFGLDPHALRERYRSLVIVTLDAWGDDGPWGDRRGFDSLVQAAVGIAQRYGRPDPDAGWRPGALPVQALDHSTGYGVAAAVLALLARRATAGAGWAHMSLARTAHLLLDLPAVDRDRRELEVPREETESPFGHLSFASPPVFADGHRIGYRGAPGPYGSDPLEWAVAR from the coding sequence GTGCAGATCACGCAGACCGGCACGGCTGACATCCCGGAGCTGTATCGGTGGCTTGCTCCGGTAACCGGGCCCATCGACGACACCGCCGTGGCACGTGTGACGGGTCCACGCTCATGGTGGGGCGGGCCGCTCGACGTGGAAGGGCTCGCTCTCGGCAGCGTTCAGGCGGCGCTCACCGCCGCTCGGCTGGCATGTGGGCCGCAGGAGCAATTCCACTCCGAAAGTAGTTCGGTGGCTGCGGCTTTCGCATCGCTGGACCATCTACGCATCGACGGACGCAAGCCCGAGGGTTTCGCGCCGCTGTCTGGCTACTTTCCGGCGCGAGACGGCTGGGTGCGATTGCACGCGAACTATCCTCACCACGCCCGAGCGCTGTCGGGTGCACTCGGCTGCGACAGCAAAGAAGAACTGATCGGCGCGATCGCGTCGTCGTCGGCGGCCGATGTCGCGCAACGGGTTACCGACGCCGGCGGACTTGCCGTCACTGTTCGTTCACCCCAGGACTGGAGACAAAGCCCGGAAGGGCGCTTCGTCGACTCCCAACCGTGGATACGGTTCGATCTCGTCGACGCCGTCGGGCCCGCCCTCGAGGCCGGCCGCCGCCTTACCGGCGTGCGAATACTCGACCTCACCCGGGTGATCGCCGGTCCTGTCGCCACCCGGTTTCTCGCCCTGTTCGGCGCGGACGTGTTGCGGATCGACCCGCCGGCGATGCCGGAGCTGATCGACCAGTACATCGACACCGGCTTCGGCAAGCGCAGTGCCACAGCGGACTTCGCCGATCCCGCCCAGCGCGAGAAACTGGCAGCGCTGTTAGAGCACGCGGACGTCCTCGTCATGGGCTACCGACCGGGCGCACTGGAGAAGTTCGGCTTGGACCCGCATGCGTTGCGAGAGCGCTATCGGAGCCTGGTGATCGTGACCCTGGATGCGTGGGGCGACGACGGGCCGTGGGGTGATCGCCGAGGGTTCGATTCGCTGGTTCAGGCCGCCGTCGGTATCGCCCAGCGCTATGGACGCCCAGACCCCGACGCCGGCTGGCGGCCCGGCGCGCTGCCGGTCCAGGCACTCGATCACTCGACCGGTTACGGCGTCGCCGCCGCTGTCCTGGCGCTGCTCGCCCGTCGTGCCACCGCCGGCGCGGGGTGGGCACATATGAGCCTGGCCCGAACGGCACATCTCCTGCTGGACCTACCGGCAGTTGACCGTGACCGCCGAGAGCTCGAAGTTCCGCGCGAGGAGACCGAATCACCCTTCGGACATCTGTCTTTCGCGTCGCCGCCGGTATTCGCCGACGGCCACCGCATCGGCTATCGCGGAGCTCCCGGCCCGTACGGGTCCGACCCGCTCGAATGGGCGGTCGCCCGGTAG
- a CDS encoding DUF3375 domain-containing protein produces MPDAGTGGTSLDQLYQLHREVADSRSLRLLVTNNLATYLTLMERHLDRGAKLTETDLVVRLERDLADLGSETEQSGLSLIKYWASQGWLHRVTEQSGDTERNVCYLTYEARAVLDFARRMRREDTIATGGSISGIAAGLRRVAGQVSNDPDRIRADIEAEMAKLRDELEALEQGQRPEPDLVDAEDEARAIALQMEQIISDIGQYGAMLNRITTRLLDASADTDLGYRERQRQLFDDYESLFASRESASYTAFTRMIQDPEQRAALVADIEAVTRELPHLDPDLREVMTGFFSLVSAQTAEVGRTRQRCARRIKRFVASGTLEHSRGVTRQLNDALTSAHDLLSISLADSRIGIEVPLVRTDFNSIGAVAFKIRDAIPPSQAETSHGEVNLSAFSALASQVDAAELADLVNGAVAAGPLALSDAIGMLDSAYLGHVIVLWSWALKQPLSQPESDAESVRVRFRSLEGADREIEIPRLVFTEPIPTASESML; encoded by the coding sequence ATGCCTGACGCAGGCACCGGTGGCACGTCGCTGGACCAGCTCTACCAGCTGCACCGCGAGGTGGCCGATTCACGTTCGTTGCGGCTGCTGGTGACCAACAATCTGGCCACCTATCTGACGCTGATGGAACGTCACCTGGACCGCGGCGCCAAGCTGACCGAGACCGACCTGGTGGTGCGGCTGGAACGCGACCTCGCCGACCTCGGCTCCGAGACCGAGCAGTCGGGCCTGTCACTCATCAAATACTGGGCCAGCCAGGGCTGGCTGCACCGGGTCACCGAGCAGTCCGGCGACACCGAACGCAATGTCTGTTACCTGACCTACGAGGCGCGGGCCGTGCTGGATTTCGCCCGCCGCATGCGCCGTGAGGACACCATCGCCACCGGCGGGTCGATCTCGGGGATCGCCGCCGGGCTGCGCCGGGTGGCCGGTCAGGTCAGCAACGATCCGGATCGCATCCGTGCGGACATCGAAGCCGAGATGGCCAAGCTGCGGGATGAATTGGAGGCCCTTGAACAGGGGCAGCGGCCCGAACCTGATCTGGTCGACGCCGAGGACGAGGCGCGGGCCATCGCGTTGCAGATGGAGCAGATCATCTCCGACATCGGGCAGTACGGCGCCATGCTGAACCGCATCACCACCCGGTTGCTGGATGCTTCCGCCGATACCGATCTCGGGTACCGGGAGCGTCAGCGCCAGCTGTTCGACGACTACGAGTCCCTTTTCGCCTCCCGCGAAAGCGCCTCGTACACGGCGTTCACCCGGATGATCCAAGATCCCGAGCAGCGGGCGGCGCTGGTGGCCGACATCGAGGCGGTGACCCGGGAATTGCCGCACCTCGATCCCGACCTGCGTGAGGTGATGACAGGTTTCTTCAGCCTGGTCTCTGCGCAGACCGCCGAGGTGGGCCGCACCCGGCAGCGCTGCGCGCGACGGATCAAGCGATTCGTCGCCTCCGGAACCCTGGAGCACAGCCGCGGCGTTACCCGTCAGCTCAACGATGCCCTGACCAGTGCCCATGACTTGCTCAGCATCTCGTTGGCCGACAGTCGCATCGGCATCGAGGTGCCGCTGGTCCGTACCGACTTCAATTCGATCGGCGCCGTGGCCTTCAAGATTCGTGACGCGATCCCGCCGTCACAGGCCGAGACCTCTCACGGCGAGGTGAACCTGTCGGCGTTCTCGGCCTTGGCGTCCCAGGTGGACGCCGCCGAGCTGGCCGATCTGGTCAACGGTGCGGTCGCCGCCGGTCCACTGGCACTGTCCGACGCCATCGGCATGCTGGACTCGGCCTACCTCGGTCATGTGATCGTGTTGTGGTCCTGGGCTCTCAAACAGCCACTGAGTCAACCGGAATCCGATGCCGAATCCGTTCGGGTGCGTTTCCGGTCGCTGGAGGGTGCCGACCGCGAAATCGAAATACCCCGATTGGTTTTCACCGAACCGATCCCTACTGCCAGTGAGAGCATGCTATGA
- a CDS encoding DUF4194 domain-containing protein: MTDNPDTSPVKDGSIDFDALPSIDAVERSTNQRRAPRFDGDVSELPDRACWALQHLLSRRYVSKDNHSELWSWVTRYRAELTVRLSELDMRLCISDDHDIAYVEQADYESQWRRRLLRRETLNTYDSILALHLAKLMRAASRDENVLISRDEIHELFAGVNNDTDRDTASFDKRIDNAIERLTDIEMLTRNREDEDSFTISPVVNAIMTASMITELQQQFEQLKRVANGTAYDPGASDDPDVSERLEDEVDAHG; encoded by the coding sequence ATGACCGACAACCCCGACACGTCGCCCGTCAAAGACGGGTCGATCGACTTCGATGCCCTACCGAGCATCGACGCCGTCGAACGGTCCACCAATCAGCGGCGTGCTCCGCGCTTCGACGGGGACGTCAGCGAGCTGCCCGACCGCGCCTGCTGGGCGCTGCAGCACCTGCTGTCGCGCCGGTACGTCAGCAAGGACAACCACTCCGAGCTGTGGTCGTGGGTCACCCGCTACCGCGCCGAACTCACCGTGCGGCTGTCGGAACTCGATATGCGGCTGTGCATCTCGGACGATCACGACATCGCCTACGTCGAGCAGGCGGATTACGAATCGCAGTGGCGGCGCCGGTTGCTGCGGCGGGAGACCCTCAACACCTACGATTCGATCCTGGCCCTGCACCTGGCCAAGCTCATGCGCGCGGCGTCCCGTGACGAGAACGTGCTGATCAGCCGTGACGAGATCCATGAGCTGTTCGCCGGGGTGAACAACGACACCGATCGGGATACCGCCTCGTTCGACAAGCGGATCGACAACGCGATCGAGCGGCTCACCGACATCGAGATGCTCACGCGCAACCGCGAGGACGAGGACAGTTTCACGATCAGCCCGGTGGTCAACGCGATCATGACGGCCTCGATGATCACCGAGTTGCAGCAGCAGTTCGAGCAGCTCAAGCGCGTCGCGAACGGCACGGCCTACGATCCCGGTGCTTCCGACGATCCCGATGTATCCGAACGGCTCGAAGACGAAGTGGACGCCCATGGCTGA